A region of Melitaea cinxia chromosome 15, ilMelCinx1.1, whole genome shotgun sequence DNA encodes the following proteins:
- the LOC123660285 gene encoding reversion-inducing cysteine-rich protein with Kazal motifs, which yields MAVRRRIKAEEDSRWKSKLLFAAITLVNAHAQDISACCDKAVGTCRSVCEKMSLVEIASDSAMREERIQNIYKFCTPPHLIEFWACMNQTIQEVVSGSSWWGRACCTLGHSPRCRHACATAADATALTEPCRRSDEIAFFDCVQRQQEAQWCCSQTQSLSCHEACQRAVWRVGQTRADSGARERAIEMCEQSPPLLHCMKELTGSTVHTDTSKYLPCCHESPSQECRSTCELVLRRTGESQEIAEALSQECGAPAIHDGMWQCFLRKDAPPETKDVIPHDLAKLHCCQKGATINCRRLCFNTFNNGWQLNWQKFYTECLGDPQETEMAECIEEVEAPCSLGCGGLTYCSQLNNRPTSLFRSCSSQADLDAHLAVAEQKGSGHVTVAGVQLPLKNSSQCSADVWKSVACALHVKPCTAKGHSSLLCAEDCRRLVSSCVEWSRAPLSAAALCARLAPRDPAAPCVSLQDYMTPSTEPPLLSALEQVTSPCAGSPCNSTQVCVINRNCLQGGACSRYTCVDGCPLGDGSTYVVPMGSWVRVPMPCASQKVCIKICRCGNRVLSQCQPLPNVALDNCRLHDKVVKHGEKYYMECNACVCVAGERVCARRACGRAALLTGLPCNCPPHHLPAHSPGRLYPNACLAKCAGATDAEIEFGSRGACAVGAGLAACARRHACLPARSVCLSRLQAACPQHKCVNTTSCNTQPTNPVCDTDGHTHSNPCHLVMSGRKLAYWGQCLRGCSSTATVCGVNGVTYSSECAAWAEYVSVDYIGPCYAVGPISDLMEPKCQFDRIICPPLKKPDCLGFTAPGACCPKCGGALRILYSKKQIDRALYGTNISATVINLHNVLSALDRHIKVAECALRGYLTIEMEIFVTVETILKNPTDLQLHVCVLEAEKLADLINRESALITSDLGLSALSYALTVHTTPTQGASSISLSTAVIFTYISVFFVR from the exons atataTCGGCGTGCTGCGATAAAGCCGTGGGGACATGTCGGAGCGTTTGCGAGAAG ATGTCTCTCGTGGAGATAGCGTCGGATTCTGCAATGCGGGAAGAGAGAATACAAAACATTTATAAGTTTTGTACGCCTCCGCACTTG ATAGAGTTTTGGGCGTGCATGAATCAGACAATTCAAG AAGTGGTATCAGGATCAAGTTGGTGGGGGCGGGCGTGCTGCACATTAGGACACTCGCCACGCTGTCGACACGCGTGCGCAACTGCGGCCGATGCGACGGCTTTGACGGAACCTTGTCGTCGCTCCGACGAAATCGCTTTCTTCGACTGCGTGCAACGGCAACAGGAAGCGCAGTGGTGTTGTT CGCAAACCCAGTCATTAAGTTGTCACGAAGCCTGTCAACGTGCAGTATGGCGAGTCGGTCAAACACGAGCCGACAGTGGTGCCAGGGAGAGGGCGATAGAAATGTGTGAGCAGTCGCCTCCTCTACTCCACTGTATGAAGGAACTTACAGGCTCCACTGTGCATACTGATACTTCTAAGT atttgcCTTGTTGCCACGAATCCCCCAGTCAAGAATGTAGGAGCACCTGCGAATTAGTGCTCCGTAGAACAGGAGAATCTCAAGAGATAGCGGAGGCTCTATCGCAGGAGTGTGGGGCGCCCGCCATACACGACGGCATGTGGCAATGCTTCCTTAGAAAGGACGCGCCGCCTGAAACCAAAGATGTTATTCCTCATGATCTCGCTAAGCTTCATTGCTGTCAAAAG ggTGCAACCATTAATTGTAGAAGATTATGTTTCAATACGTTCAATAATGGCTGGCAGTTAAACTGGCAGAAGTTTTATACGGAGTGTCTTGGAGATCCTCAGGAAACGGAAATGGCAGAATGTATAGAAGAAG TGGAAGCACCCTGTTCACTTGGATGTGGAGGCCTAACATACTGTAGCCAGTTAAACAACAGACCGACAAGTCTGTTCCGATCCTGTTCATCACAAGCAGACCTTGACGCACATCTGGCTGTTGCAGAACAGAAGGGTAGTGG GCATGTGACGGTTGCAGGAGTCCAATTACCATTGAAAAATTCTTCTCAATGTTCTGCCGACGTTTGGAAAAGTGTAGCATGCGCTTTACATGTTAAACCTTGTACTGCCAAA GGCCACAGCAGCCTGCTGTGCGCGGAGGACTGCCGGCGGCTGGTGTCGTCGTGCGTGGAGTGGTCGCGCGCGCCGCTGTCGGCCGCGGCGCTGTGCGCGCGCCTGGCGCCGCGGGACCCCGCCGCGCCCTGCGTCTCCCTGCAGGACTATATGACGCCCA gcaCTGAGCCACCACTATTGTCCGCGTTAGAACAGGTGACGTCACCATGCGCCGGTTCGCCGTGCAACTCCACTCAAGTGTGTGTTATCAACAGGAACTGTCTTCAAGGAGGCGCGTGCTCCAGATACACTTGCGTCGATGGCTGTCCGTTAG GTGATGGAAGTACATATGTGGTACCGATGGGATCCTGGGTTCGTGTTCCTATGCCTTGCGCTTCGCAAAAGGTCTGCATTAAAATATGTCGCTGCGGCAATCGAGTGCTATCACAATGTCAGCCATTACCGAACGTAGCCTTGGATAATTGCCGTCTTCATGACAAAGTTGTCAAACATG GCGAGAAGTACTATATGGAGTGCAACGCGTGCGTGTGCGTGGCGGGCGAACGCGTGTGCGCGCGGCGTGCGTGCGGGCGCGCAGCGCTGCTCACCGGCCTGCCGTGCAACTGCCCGCCGCACCACCTGCCCGCGCACTCGCCCGGCCGCCTCTACCCCAACGCCTGCCTCGCCAA ATGCGCGGGCGCGACTGACGCCGAGATCGAGTTTGGGTCGCGCGGCGCATGCGCAGTGGGCGCGGGTCTGGCGGCGTGCGCGCGGCGCCACGCGTGCCTGCCGGCGCGCTCCGTGTGCCTGTCGCGTCTGCAGGCCGCCTGCCCACAGCACAAGTGCG tgAACACCACAAGCTGTAACACTCAGCCTACAAACCCTGTTTGTGATACCGACGGACATACACATTCTAATCCTTGTCACCTCGTCATGAGCGGAAGAAAACTGGCTTATTGGGGACAATGTTTAAGAGGCTGTTCTTCT acTGCCACAGTTTGTGGAGTAAACGGTGTGACTTACTCTTCTGAATGTGCCGCATGGGCCGAATACGTCAGTGTTGATTACATTGGACCTTGCTATGCGGTTGGACCTATATCTGACCTCATGGAACCTAAGTGTCAATTCGATAGGATCATCTGTCCTCCGTTAAAGAAACCAGACTGTCTTGGTTTTACTGCACCAGGAGCTTGCTGTCCAAAATGTGGAGGAGCATTGAGAATACTTTATTCAAAGAAGCAAATAGATAGAGCTCTCTACGGTACAAACATATCTGCAACTGTGATTAACTTACACAATGTACTGTCAGCGCTCGATAGACACATCAAAGTAGCGGAGTGTGCTTTAAGAGGATATTTGACGATTGAAATGGAAATATTTGTCACCGTTGAAACAATCCTAAAGAACCCGACTGATCTACAGTTGCACGTGTGCGTTTTGGAAGCTGAAAAGTTGGCTGATCTCATCAATCGAGAAAGTGCTTTAATAACTAGTGATTTAGGATTAAGTGCGTTATCATACGCTTTGACAGTTCACACTACCCCGACACAAGGTGCATCAAGTATTAGTCTATCTACTGCTGTCATTTTTACGTATATTAGCGTTTTCTTTGTAAGATAA